From the genome of Geoglobus ahangari, one region includes:
- a CDS encoding CoB--CoM heterodisulfide reductase iron-sulfur subunit A family protein yields MGKGVFICHCGNNIAENVDINYLKEKIAELDDVDFVLDHLFLCSQDAKELIREMENKADMLVLASCSPENHEAYFSGFISKPFVIVNLREQCSWVHDDVERATKKAESLILAGIEKVEGISPPKTVDYEVERSVAIIGGGIAGITAALELAKAGYRVHIVEKTPSIGGKLLKFDKIFPLNDCASCIISSLISEVSSNEMIDVHVYSEVEGVSGGPGRYRLKVRRKQTYVDWEKCIGCGKCTEACPERARRPDEFNEGLTMRSAMYIASPFAYPKKAVHDPEICVNCGKKKIGTRRLLRNGKEYLTPCERACPTGAIDRSKKWNPEGEVFELEVGAILLATGYRVMDKHSFPEFQPKAANVITALQMERILSPTGPSGGRIVVPSSWEKPSTIAFISCVGSRDERYYTHCSKVCCMYMLKQARLIKERNPEIDVYIHYIDIRAPGKDLEEYYTISREHGIKIVRGRVGAIESLRDGRLRIIGFDSDTGDPVEYEADLVVLATAIEIDEGVRKMARRMGLDIDSSGFIKEDHPKLRTVETEHDGIYLAGCVQGPKDVTETVLQAKSAAMAIANFLGKGRIQMEIEVEIREERCTLCGVCVTSCPYEAITIEGGEVRISPLSCRNCGICYASCPAGAIEMAIHGRALAREVGGLVS; encoded by the coding sequence ATGGGTAAGGGTGTCTTCATCTGCCACTGCGGGAACAACATAGCTGAGAACGTGGACATAAACTACCTGAAGGAGAAAATCGCCGAGCTCGATGATGTTGATTTCGTCCTCGACCACCTGTTCCTCTGCTCTCAGGACGCCAAGGAGCTGATAAGGGAGATGGAAAACAAAGCAGACATGCTCGTTCTCGCTTCATGCTCTCCCGAGAATCACGAGGCCTACTTCTCCGGATTCATTTCGAAGCCCTTCGTCATAGTCAACCTGAGGGAGCAGTGCTCGTGGGTTCATGATGATGTTGAGAGGGCAACAAAAAAGGCCGAGTCCCTCATACTCGCCGGAATCGAGAAGGTGGAGGGAATAAGTCCCCCAAAAACTGTGGACTACGAGGTCGAGAGGAGCGTTGCGATAATCGGCGGTGGGATCGCAGGCATCACCGCAGCCCTCGAGCTCGCGAAGGCCGGATACAGGGTGCACATAGTCGAGAAGACACCCTCAATCGGAGGGAAGCTCCTGAAGTTCGACAAGATCTTCCCCCTCAACGACTGCGCGTCCTGCATAATCTCCTCCCTCATCTCAGAGGTGTCGTCGAACGAGATGATTGACGTGCACGTGTACTCAGAGGTGGAGGGCGTTTCCGGTGGCCCCGGGAGGTACAGGCTGAAAGTCAGAAGAAAGCAGACGTACGTTGACTGGGAGAAATGCATAGGGTGCGGGAAGTGCACCGAGGCCTGCCCTGAAAGAGCAAGAAGGCCCGACGAGTTCAACGAGGGGCTGACCATGAGGAGCGCGATGTACATCGCCTCCCCATTCGCGTACCCGAAAAAGGCCGTGCACGACCCGGAGATCTGCGTTAACTGCGGGAAGAAGAAGATCGGGACGAGGAGGCTGCTCAGGAACGGGAAGGAGTACCTGACTCCCTGTGAGAGGGCATGTCCAACAGGCGCGATAGACAGGAGCAAAAAGTGGAACCCGGAGGGGGAGGTGTTTGAGCTCGAGGTTGGGGCGATACTGCTCGCCACAGGCTACAGGGTGATGGACAAGCACAGCTTTCCGGAATTTCAGCCAAAAGCTGCTAACGTCATAACTGCCCTCCAGATGGAGAGGATACTCTCGCCCACCGGACCAAGCGGGGGCAGGATTGTGGTTCCATCAAGCTGGGAGAAGCCCTCAACCATCGCCTTCATCTCCTGCGTTGGAAGCAGGGACGAGAGGTACTACACCCACTGCTCGAAGGTTTGCTGCATGTACATGCTCAAGCAGGCGAGGCTCATCAAGGAGAGGAACCCGGAAATAGACGTTTACATCCACTACATAGACATAAGGGCTCCCGGAAAGGATCTTGAGGAGTACTACACGATATCGAGGGAACACGGAATAAAGATAGTGAGGGGGAGGGTTGGGGCCATAGAGTCTCTAAGAGACGGGAGGCTGAGGATCATCGGCTTCGACTCTGACACCGGAGACCCTGTTGAGTACGAGGCAGACCTCGTCGTGCTCGCAACAGCTATAGAGATTGACGAGGGCGTGAGGAAGATGGCGAGGAGGATGGGGCTCGACATAGACTCGTCGGGCTTCATAAAGGAGGATCACCCCAAGCTCAGGACTGTAGAGACTGAACACGACGGGATATACCTCGCTGGCTGCGTTCAGGGGCCAAAGGATGTGACGGAAACTGTCCTGCAGGCCAAATCCGCTGCGATGGCGATAGCGAACTTCCTCGGCAAGGGCAGGATTCAGATGGAGATCGAGGTTGAGATTAGGGAGGAGAGGTGCACCCTCTGCGGTGTGTGTGTTACATCATGTCCATATGAGGCCATAACCATAGAGGGTGGGGAGGTCAGAATCTCCCCCCTCTCATGCAGGAACTGCGGAATATGCTACGCGTCCTGCCCCGCAGGTGCGATAGAGATGGCGATACACGGCAGGGCGCTTGCAAGGGAGGTTGGGGGTCTGGTATCCTGA
- a CDS encoding CoB--CoM heterodisulfide reductase iron-sulfur subunit B family protein, which produces MRFAFFPGCRVAFEYPEVEVAVRGSLESLGVELVDFSSFSCCPAYDTVMSFDLLTSLTITARNLAIAEEKGLDLLTPCCECYSVFRYAMWKLEDDELLGEVNRTLVRFGKVYRRRAKVFHVLDVYDRVLKRSRLRKLGSKAAIHTGCHLTWPGRFVSEGYQEMLEGILKRLGVEVQEYSRMDYFCGKGSLRLLDPKTSLEFVEVIVRSVAAETEAEFIVTPCPGCRERLESGQKRLFEEDRIEKIIPVYHISQVVMMSLEGGE; this is translated from the coding sequence ATGAGGTTCGCGTTCTTCCCCGGCTGCAGGGTGGCGTTCGAGTACCCGGAAGTTGAGGTTGCGGTGAGGGGCAGTCTGGAGTCCCTTGGAGTTGAGCTCGTGGACTTCAGCAGCTTTTCCTGCTGCCCCGCCTACGACACGGTGATGTCCTTCGACCTGCTCACCTCCCTGACAATTACCGCAAGAAATCTCGCGATAGCTGAAGAGAAGGGGCTCGACCTCCTGACCCCATGCTGCGAGTGCTACTCGGTGTTCAGGTACGCGATGTGGAAGCTTGAAGACGACGAGCTCCTCGGAGAGGTGAACAGAACCCTCGTGAGGTTCGGAAAGGTATACAGAAGGAGGGCCAAGGTCTTCCACGTCCTCGACGTCTACGACAGGGTGCTGAAGAGGAGCAGGCTCAGGAAGCTTGGCTCGAAGGCGGCAATCCACACCGGGTGCCACCTCACGTGGCCGGGAAGGTTCGTGAGCGAGGGCTACCAGGAGATGCTCGAAGGCATTCTGAAGAGGCTGGGCGTGGAGGTGCAGGAATACAGCAGGATGGACTACTTCTGCGGGAAAGGCTCTCTCAGGCTGCTCGACCCGAAGACGTCGCTGGAGTTCGTGGAGGTGATAGTCAGGAGCGTTGCCGCTGAGACTGAGGCAGAGTTCATCGTCACCCCGTGTCCGGGGTGCAGGGAGAGACTCGAAAGCGGGCAGAAAAGGCTCTTCGAGGAGGACAGGATCGAAAAAATAATCCCTGTTTACCACATCTCGCAGGTGGTAATGATGTCGCTGGAGGGTGGAGAATGA
- a CDS encoding 4Fe-4S dicluster domain-containing protein, with product MLRVLPRRCDRDGDTRQGACKGGWGSGILRVLNLGNKDVELIDELGKEGGDIKRCIQCGACMSICPVAISGFEFPNKRLFKLIILEMGEEVLEHKSPWICVSCHRCVDVCPRDVNPHSIYFALRRLQSKYFRHPKVFEDLVRRIHAHGFCVESTDSERRRTLGLNELKMDEESLEEVREILTSGKLRDLGVVR from the coding sequence ATGCTACGCGTCCTGCCCCGCAGGTGCGATAGAGATGGCGATACACGGCAGGGCGCTTGCAAGGGAGGTTGGGGGTCTGGTATCCTGAGGGTTCTGAACCTCGGAAACAAGGACGTCGAGCTGATTGACGAGCTCGGAAAGGAGGGAGGTGACATAAAGAGGTGCATACAGTGTGGAGCCTGCATGAGCATATGTCCGGTTGCGATTTCAGGCTTTGAGTTCCCCAACAAGCGCCTGTTCAAGCTCATAATCCTCGAGATGGGTGAAGAAGTTCTGGAGCACAAGTCTCCGTGGATATGCGTCTCCTGCCACAGGTGCGTGGATGTGTGTCCGAGGGATGTCAACCCCCACTCGATCTACTTCGCCCTGAGACGGCTGCAGTCGAAGTACTTCAGGCACCCCAAGGTCTTCGAGGATCTGGTCAGGAGGATCCACGCCCACGGGTTCTGCGTTGAGTCCACTGACAGCGAGAGGAGAAGGACTCTCGGTCTGAATGAGCTGAAGATGGACGAGGAGTCGCTCGAGGAGGTGAGGGAGATACTGACCTCCGGGAAGCTGAGGGATCTGGGTGTTGTGAGATGA
- a CDS encoding DUF5612 domain-containing protein, producing MIRGLQIIARNQVGVLRDITSKIAEHGGNITYAQSFIIEHGENKGNALIYMEIEGGDFEKMLEEIREFPTVLEVCEEKPFERVFGKRILIFGGGALVSQVALGAITEADRHNLRGERISVDTMPLVGEDELADAVRAVARLHRAEVLILAGGLMGGKVTEEVKKLRRAGIPVISLNMFGSVPKVSDLVVSDPVMAGTLAVMHASEKAKFEIEKVKGRRI from the coding sequence ATGATAAGGGGCCTGCAGATAATCGCGAGGAATCAGGTCGGAGTTCTGAGGGACATAACCTCCAAGATAGCGGAGCATGGCGGAAATATCACGTACGCCCAGAGCTTCATCATAGAGCATGGGGAGAACAAGGGAAACGCGCTGATCTACATGGAGATCGAGGGCGGAGACTTCGAGAAAATGCTGGAGGAAATAAGGGAGTTCCCCACAGTCCTCGAGGTGTGCGAGGAGAAGCCGTTCGAAAGGGTCTTTGGCAAGCGGATCCTGATTTTTGGAGGAGGGGCACTGGTCTCACAGGTTGCGCTCGGTGCAATAACCGAGGCCGACAGGCACAACCTGAGAGGTGAGCGGATAAGCGTGGACACAATGCCCCTCGTCGGAGAGGACGAGCTGGCAGACGCTGTCAGGGCAGTTGCGAGGCTGCACAGGGCGGAGGTGCTGATACTGGCAGGCGGGCTGATGGGAGGCAAGGTGACGGAGGAGGTGAAGAAGCTGAGGAGAGCCGGGATCCCGGTGATAAGCCTGAACATGTTTGGCTCCGTGCCCAAGGTCAGCGACCTTGTCGTCAGCGACCCCGTTATGGCCGGAACCCTCGCAGTGATGCACGCCTCGGAAAAGGCGAAGTTCGAGATAGAGAAGGTGAAGGGGAGGAGGATTTAA
- a CDS encoding hydrogenase maturation protease, which translates to MSRTAVLGVGNPLSERDSVGIAVAERVAEVTGWELVLSNTTGLEVVDILLPFDRAVVIDTVIGLEMGEVVIVSEPAAKAQRFSHSLGLLESLKVGKAVYGEEFPDVVVVGVGVRGHQMTLDVNKIAKKIIAIVEGYRER; encoded by the coding sequence ATGAGCAGAACGGCTGTTCTCGGTGTGGGAAACCCCCTGAGCGAGAGGGACTCTGTGGGAATAGCCGTGGCAGAAAGGGTTGCAGAGGTGACGGGCTGGGAGCTCGTCCTGTCCAACACCACGGGTCTCGAGGTCGTTGACATCCTCCTCCCCTTCGACAGGGCTGTTGTCATCGACACGGTAATCGGGCTCGAGATGGGTGAGGTTGTGATTGTGTCTGAGCCAGCTGCCAAAGCCCAGAGGTTCTCCCACTCACTCGGGCTTCTCGAGTCGCTCAAGGTGGGAAAAGCAGTGTACGGTGAGGAGTTCCCGGATGTCGTGGTGGTGGGCGTCGGGGTCAGAGGGCATCAGATGACATTAGATGTAAATAAAATCGCAAAAAAAATAATAGCGATTGTTGAAGGTTACCGTGAGCGGTGA
- a CDS encoding PrsW family intramembrane metalloprotease: MIEYLILAYAPALFIMWYVYHKDRIEPEPKRYVVATFLIASTVSPLIAMIFEAPFPQELAAFVAPFIEEPAKLLAVYFPYRRRQMDGIMDGVVYGVAAGLGFAAFENLMYGISYGSEVAMIRAFLTPIAHSTFTALSGVGLGLKAEGKTLSVKPYLAMAMMFHLWWNVSAVMSFMTLAMFAANLAVLYSLIRLGMREDVQKIEYYIMRRKI; the protein is encoded by the coding sequence ATGATAGAGTACCTGATCCTCGCCTATGCACCAGCGCTCTTCATAATGTGGTACGTCTACCACAAGGACAGGATAGAGCCGGAGCCGAAGAGGTATGTGGTTGCGACGTTTCTGATAGCTTCTACAGTTTCACCCCTGATCGCCATGATCTTCGAGGCCCCATTCCCGCAGGAACTTGCTGCATTCGTTGCACCCTTTATCGAGGAACCCGCCAAGCTCCTTGCGGTCTACTTCCCCTACAGAAGGAGACAGATGGACGGGATAATGGACGGCGTTGTGTATGGCGTGGCAGCAGGCCTCGGCTTCGCGGCATTCGAGAACCTGATGTACGGGATCAGCTACGGGTCTGAGGTCGCGATGATCAGGGCATTTCTGACCCCCATAGCCCACTCCACGTTCACCGCACTCTCTGGAGTCGGTCTTGGGCTTAAAGCCGAGGGGAAGACCCTGTCCGTGAAGCCCTACCTCGCGATGGCCATGATGTTCCACCTCTGGTGGAACGTGTCCGCTGTGATGAGCTTCATGACGCTCGCCATGTTCGCGGCGAATCTGGCCGTGCTTTACTCGCTCATAAGGCTTGGAATGAGGGAGGACGTGCAGAAAATAGAGTACTACATAATGAGACGAAAGATTTAA
- a CDS encoding Lrp/AsnC ligand binding domain-containing protein yields MALGFVLIKVMPRKEREVYEKLLKLDEVEELYPLFGEYDLIAKISVKDFEELSEVVVKKIRSIDGVIETKTLTGAKF; encoded by the coding sequence ATGGCGCTCGGATTCGTCCTCATAAAGGTGATGCCACGCAAGGAGAGGGAAGTGTACGAGAAGCTTCTCAAGCTTGACGAGGTGGAGGAACTCTACCCGCTTTTCGGTGAGTACGACCTGATAGCCAAGATAAGTGTTAAGGACTTCGAAGAGCTGAGCGAGGTCGTTGTGAAGAAGATAAGGTCGATAGATGGAGTTATAGAGACGAAAACCCTGACCGGGGCGAAGTTCTGA
- a CDS encoding hydrogenase iron-sulfur subunit: protein MTRILGFACQWCAYKAIDLAGQLKLTYPDSIRIVRVPCSGRVDAELILSAFKEGFDGVFVAGCPENECHYRCGNVYAERRVKILKSMLHSMNIEPTRLEFVGISSSDAPGFVRFARMFHERIEKLGKRW from the coding sequence ATGACGAGGATTCTCGGCTTCGCGTGCCAGTGGTGTGCCTACAAGGCCATAGACCTCGCGGGCCAGCTAAAGCTGACCTACCCCGACTCGATAAGAATCGTCAGGGTGCCGTGCTCCGGGAGGGTTGACGCGGAGCTCATACTCTCAGCATTCAAAGAAGGATTTGACGGGGTCTTCGTCGCTGGATGTCCCGAAAACGAGTGCCACTACAGGTGTGGGAACGTGTACGCGGAGAGGAGGGTCAAAATCCTGAAGTCCATGCTCCACAGCATGAATATAGAGCCCACAAGGCTCGAGTTCGTGGGAATCTCCTCCTCCGACGCCCCCGGATTTGTGAGGTTCGCGAGAATGTTTCACGAAAGGATAGAAAAGCTCGGGAAGAGGTGGTGA
- a CDS encoding NADH-quinone oxidoreductase subunit B family protein: protein MTIRLAFYLSSGCMGCEMAIVDGLAEVYVELSQHEIVWSAPLFTTSKYSDLESLPDKYIDVAIVEGGINSEENERVVRLLRKKSKKIIALGTCAVHGGIPSLSSFHSVAEIFDEVYGERHPSRQVVVEGKYSLTLPEITPQRAVSSAVKVDHYLPGCPPKVEAIERLISSLDSLKDEWLISGDSVCTRCPRSPAREGRGFRKIESVRRFSGDAVDAEGCFLEHGYLCFGFVTAGDCDADCPKASVPCRGCYGPLPNVEDVGGKVIDALTPLLNDESTEQLISEYPELSKLLYLYRPSALRE, encoded by the coding sequence GTGACCATCAGGCTGGCGTTCTACCTATCCTCCGGGTGCATGGGGTGCGAGATGGCCATCGTGGACGGGCTTGCGGAGGTTTACGTCGAGCTTAGCCAGCACGAGATCGTGTGGAGCGCACCCCTGTTCACAACATCAAAGTACTCTGACCTCGAGTCCCTGCCTGACAAATACATAGACGTGGCGATTGTTGAGGGGGGGATCAACAGCGAGGAAAACGAGAGGGTCGTGAGGCTTCTGAGGAAGAAGAGCAAGAAGATCATCGCCCTCGGGACTTGTGCTGTACACGGAGGTATCCCATCCCTCTCCTCGTTCCACAGCGTTGCAGAAATCTTCGACGAGGTCTATGGAGAGAGGCACCCCTCAAGGCAGGTTGTTGTCGAGGGGAAGTACAGCCTCACGCTTCCGGAGATTACACCACAAAGGGCTGTTTCCTCGGCTGTGAAGGTGGATCACTACCTGCCGGGGTGCCCGCCGAAGGTTGAAGCAATAGAGAGGCTGATATCCAGCCTCGACAGCCTTAAGGACGAGTGGCTGATCTCTGGCGATTCCGTTTGCACCCGCTGCCCGAGATCCCCGGCCAGAGAGGGGAGGGGGTTCAGGAAGATCGAGAGCGTTAGGAGGTTCTCCGGAGATGCGGTGGATGCTGAGGGGTGCTTCCTCGAGCACGGCTACCTGTGCTTCGGCTTCGTTACAGCAGGAGACTGCGATGCAGACTGCCCAAAGGCGTCGGTTCCGTGCAGGGGGTGCTACGGCCCGCTGCCGAACGTTGAAGACGTGGGCGGGAAGGTGATAGACGCCCTGACACCCCTTCTGAACGACGAGAGCACGGAGCAGCTTATCTCCGAGTACCCGGAGCTTTCCAAGCTCCTGTACCTTTACAGGCCATCAGCTCTTAGGGAGTGA
- a CDS encoding Ni/Fe hydrogenase subunit alpha, with amino-acid sequence MRRIEINPVSRIEGHARVTIFADERDRVERVFFQTTELRGYEKLVLGLPAEEVPRVVSTICGICRAVHFTAALKALDSVFGVTPPEDAEKIRRLVLYANVIEDHAASLLILALPDLVGERDVFSSFNRIGVDVAKNLLKKRSYAVKTIEMLAGRFLHPVSAVPGGWSKRPERKEVELIRKYSKELVQLGMELFDLVHSLIGEVQEFDVKSLHYLATSGKGAEFYDGVQKVMNGDGEEVLSFSERDYDAFVRERVEEHSYAKNAVVNAGGQDFEVITGVAARFHAGFERYDLSSELYRGLSEIIKPQVISPVRNYLLRALEVVYCAEAMVDIAENTDFTGPLVNKDYRITREGIGIVEAPRGTLIHHYRTDGSGNVVKARIITPTQFNIPAMNALLNEGLKGRGANAEAMSYAENLIRTFDPCMACSTHSLDGKTMVEFEIVRKR; translated from the coding sequence ATGAGGAGAATCGAGATCAACCCGGTTTCGAGGATTGAGGGGCACGCGAGGGTTACGATATTCGCCGACGAGAGGGACAGGGTGGAGAGAGTCTTCTTCCAGACGACCGAGCTGAGGGGTTACGAGAAGCTCGTTCTCGGGCTCCCTGCTGAGGAGGTTCCGAGGGTCGTCTCGACGATATGCGGAATATGTAGAGCAGTACACTTCACCGCCGCCCTGAAGGCGCTCGACAGCGTCTTTGGAGTTACCCCTCCAGAGGATGCGGAGAAAATAAGGAGGCTCGTCCTCTATGCGAACGTCATAGAGGATCACGCGGCAAGCCTGCTTATTCTCGCCCTTCCGGACCTTGTTGGGGAGAGGGACGTTTTCTCCTCCTTCAACAGAATCGGGGTGGATGTTGCGAAGAATTTGCTGAAGAAGAGGAGCTACGCTGTCAAGACAATCGAGATGCTCGCTGGCAGGTTCCTCCATCCGGTCTCTGCTGTCCCGGGAGGGTGGAGCAAGAGGCCGGAGAGAAAGGAGGTTGAGCTGATAAGGAAGTACTCCAAGGAGCTCGTTCAGCTCGGCATGGAGCTGTTCGACCTCGTGCACTCCCTGATAGGGGAGGTGCAGGAGTTTGACGTTAAATCGCTCCACTACCTCGCCACCTCCGGAAAAGGTGCAGAGTTCTACGACGGTGTTCAGAAGGTCATGAACGGGGATGGTGAGGAGGTGCTCTCCTTCTCGGAGAGGGACTACGACGCCTTCGTCAGGGAGAGGGTTGAGGAGCACTCCTATGCCAAAAACGCAGTTGTGAACGCTGGCGGGCAGGATTTTGAAGTGATCACCGGGGTTGCCGCGAGGTTTCATGCGGGCTTCGAGAGGTACGATCTGAGCTCCGAGCTCTACAGAGGACTGTCCGAGATAATAAAACCGCAGGTAATCAGCCCCGTGAGGAACTACCTGCTCAGAGCACTCGAGGTTGTTTACTGCGCCGAGGCGATGGTGGACATTGCAGAGAACACCGACTTTACCGGACCGTTAGTCAACAAAGACTACCGAATAACGAGGGAGGGTATCGGCATAGTTGAGGCTCCGAGGGGCACGCTGATACACCACTACAGAACCGATGGCTCAGGGAATGTGGTCAAGGCGAGGATAATCACCCCGACGCAGTTCAACATCCCAGCGATGAACGCGCTTCTGAACGAAGGACTTAAGGGGAGGGGGGCGAATGCAGAGGCAATGAGCTATGCTGAGAACCTGATAAGAACCTTCGACCCGTGCATGGCCTGCTCAACCCACTCGCTTGACGGAAAGACGATGGTGGAATTCGAGATCGTGCGGAAGAGATGA